A window of the Scyliorhinus torazame isolate Kashiwa2021f chromosome 12, sScyTor2.1, whole genome shotgun sequence genome harbors these coding sequences:
- the ggnbp2 gene encoding gametogenetin-binding protein 2 isoform X1, which yields MARLVAVCRDGEEEFPFEKRQIPLYIDDTLTMVMEFSDNMLNLDGHQINGAQLKQFVQQHGMLKQQDLNIAMMVTSREVFSALSQLVPCVGCRRSVERLFSQLVESGNPALEPLSVGPTGVLSVTRACMTDAKKLFTLFYVHGSKLNETIDAIPKSKKNKRCQLHSLDTHKPKPLGGCWMDVWELMSQECRDEVVLIDSSCLLETLETYLRKHRFCTDCKNKVLRAYNILIGELDCSKEKGYCAALYEGLRCCPHERHIHVCCETDFIAHLLGRAEPEFAGGYERRERHAKTIDIAQEEVLTCLGIHLYERLHRIWQKLRAEEQTWQMLFYLGIDALRKSFEMAIEKVQGISRLEQLCEELSEEERVRELKQEKKRQKRKNRRKNKCACEISTPLQTPGETTKVQEEETSEPVENSCKDCGTMEDANGRVEVIVTNESTSCTCPGSENLLGSPKTKKGMYTVAEKYLANSEIKL from the exons ATGGTAATGGAGTTCTCCGATAATATGTTGAACCTTGATGGTCACCAGATCAATGGTGCACAACTGAAACAATTTGTCCAG CAACATGGCATGCTCAAGCAGCAAGATCTTAACATTGCTATGATGGTAACATCCCGTGAAGTCTTCAGTGCACTTTCGCAGCTTGTCCCATGTGTTGGATGTAGACGCAGTGTGGAGCGTCTTTTCTCCCAGCTAGTAGAATCTGGCAATCCAGCCCTGGAGCCACTTTCAGTGGGACCCACGGGAGTTCTGTCGGTAACTCGTGCCTGCATGACTGATGCAAAAAAGCTGTTCACGTTATTTTATGTGCACGG GTCCAAACTGAATGAGACTATTGATGCAATTCCTAAAAGTAAAAAGAATAAAAGATGTCAATTACATTCGTTAGATACGCACAAGCCAAAACCTTTAGG gggttgctggatggatgtgtGGGAGCTGATGTCCCAAGAATGTAGGGATGAAGTAGTATTAATTGACTCCAGTTGTCTTTTGGAAACACTAGAGACTTATCTACGGAAACACAG GTTTTGCACAGACTGTAAAAATAAAGTACTACGAGCATACAACATTCTCATCGGGGAATTGGATTGCAGCAAAGAAAAGGGCTACTGTGCAGCTCTCTATGAGGGACTGCGTTGCTGTCCCCATGAACGACATATTCACGTCTGCTGTGAGACTGACTTCATTGCGCATCTTTTGGGCCGTGCTGAGCCAGAGTTCGCAGGAGGGTATGA GCGGAGGGAGCGACATGCAAAAACTATAGACATTGCACAAGAAGAAGTCCTTACATGTCTCGGTATTCATCTGTATGAACGCTTGCACAGAATTTGGCAGAAGCTGCGCGCTGAAGAACAGACATGGCAGATGCTCTTCTACCTTGGTATTGATGCATTGCGCAAAAGCtttgag ATGGCAATTGAAAAAGTGCAAGGTATTAGTCGATTGGAGCAGCTTTGTGAGGAATTGTCTGaagaggagagagttcgagagcTCAAGCAGGAAAAGAAGCGTCAAAAACGGAAGAACAGGCGTAAAAATAAATGTGCCTGTGAAATATCTACCCCACTTCAAACACCAGGCGAAACTACTAAAGTCCAAGAAGAG GAAACATCTGAGCCAGTAGAGAACAGCTGTAAAGACTGTGGCACCATGGAAGATGCAAATGGTAGAGTTGAAGTAATTGTTACAAATGAAAGTACCTCATGCACATGCCCTGGCAGTGAAAATCTACTTGGATCACCCAAAACAAAGAAAGGTATGTACACTGTTGCAGAAAAATATCTTGCTAATTCAGAAATAAAGCTTTAA
- the ggnbp2 gene encoding gametogenetin-binding protein 2 isoform X2, which produces MARLVAVCRDGEEEFPFEKRQIPLYIDDTLTMVMEFSDNMLNLDGHQINGAQLKQFVQQHGMLKQQDLNIAMMVTSREVFSALSQLVPCVGCRRSVERLFSQLVESGNPALEPLSVGPTGVLSVTRACMTDAKKLFTLFYVHGSKLNETIDAIPKSKKNKRCQLHSLDTHKPKPLGGCWMDVWELMSQECRDEVVLIDSSCLLETLETYLRKHRFCTDCKNKVLRAYNILIGELDCSKEKGYCAALYEGLRCCPHERHIHVCCETDFIAHLLGRAEPEFAGGRRERHAKTIDIAQEEVLTCLGIHLYERLHRIWQKLRAEEQTWQMLFYLGIDALRKSFEMAIEKVQGISRLEQLCEELSEEERVRELKQEKKRQKRKNRRKNKCACEISTPLQTPGETTKVQEEETSEPVENSCKDCGTMEDANGRVEVIVTNESTSCTCPGSENLLGSPKTKKGMYTVAEKYLANSEIKL; this is translated from the exons ATGGTAATGGAGTTCTCCGATAATATGTTGAACCTTGATGGTCACCAGATCAATGGTGCACAACTGAAACAATTTGTCCAG CAACATGGCATGCTCAAGCAGCAAGATCTTAACATTGCTATGATGGTAACATCCCGTGAAGTCTTCAGTGCACTTTCGCAGCTTGTCCCATGTGTTGGATGTAGACGCAGTGTGGAGCGTCTTTTCTCCCAGCTAGTAGAATCTGGCAATCCAGCCCTGGAGCCACTTTCAGTGGGACCCACGGGAGTTCTGTCGGTAACTCGTGCCTGCATGACTGATGCAAAAAAGCTGTTCACGTTATTTTATGTGCACGG GTCCAAACTGAATGAGACTATTGATGCAATTCCTAAAAGTAAAAAGAATAAAAGATGTCAATTACATTCGTTAGATACGCACAAGCCAAAACCTTTAGG gggttgctggatggatgtgtGGGAGCTGATGTCCCAAGAATGTAGGGATGAAGTAGTATTAATTGACTCCAGTTGTCTTTTGGAAACACTAGAGACTTATCTACGGAAACACAG GTTTTGCACAGACTGTAAAAATAAAGTACTACGAGCATACAACATTCTCATCGGGGAATTGGATTGCAGCAAAGAAAAGGGCTACTGTGCAGCTCTCTATGAGGGACTGCGTTGCTGTCCCCATGAACGACATATTCACGTCTGCTGTGAGACTGACTTCATTGCGCATCTTTTGGGCCGTGCTGAGCCAGAGTTCGCAGGAGG GCGGAGGGAGCGACATGCAAAAACTATAGACATTGCACAAGAAGAAGTCCTTACATGTCTCGGTATTCATCTGTATGAACGCTTGCACAGAATTTGGCAGAAGCTGCGCGCTGAAGAACAGACATGGCAGATGCTCTTCTACCTTGGTATTGATGCATTGCGCAAAAGCtttgag ATGGCAATTGAAAAAGTGCAAGGTATTAGTCGATTGGAGCAGCTTTGTGAGGAATTGTCTGaagaggagagagttcgagagcTCAAGCAGGAAAAGAAGCGTCAAAAACGGAAGAACAGGCGTAAAAATAAATGTGCCTGTGAAATATCTACCCCACTTCAAACACCAGGCGAAACTACTAAAGTCCAAGAAGAG GAAACATCTGAGCCAGTAGAGAACAGCTGTAAAGACTGTGGCACCATGGAAGATGCAAATGGTAGAGTTGAAGTAATTGTTACAAATGAAAGTACCTCATGCACATGCCCTGGCAGTGAAAATCTACTTGGATCACCCAAAACAAAGAAAGGTATGTACACTGTTGCAGAAAAATATCTTGCTAATTCAGAAATAAAGCTTTAA